Proteins encoded within one genomic window of Pygocentrus nattereri isolate fPygNat1 chromosome 9, fPygNat1.pri, whole genome shotgun sequence:
- the LOC108435223 gene encoding sodium-dependent lysophosphatidylcholine symporter 1 produces MSSDCGDAQMKEPPCPHQEDDSRQKGPGIPLSKKLCYAVGGMPYQMTSNAKAFFMPIFLLDVVQMKPFYVSVILFLGRAWDAITDPLVGYAVSKSGRTRFGKLIPWIVYSMPMGVISYIMMWYTPQDTMSAASSFCWYFIWICLFDTFMSCYHVPFSSLNMFLGGDERDRDSATGYRMGMEMFATLLGAAIQGQIVGVYHAKRAHDCSQLNGSEALSGNHSAALVNFTSTLSDTLQNTRRAYLISALVIGALYFLCCLVLFLGVKEQLAPLSKLDRIQVPYLTGLKMVVRHTPYLWLVFGFLFSSVAFQLAQGNFALFCTHAAGMGAYFQHLVLILLVAATLSVPLWQMLLVRLGKKTTIFIGLSVYIPALIIISIVKSNFPVFVLAAILAGTSLSSLYLLPWSMLPDVVDDFKVKNPSCTDLEPMFYSCYVFFNKFGGGVSNGVSTLALHFAGYKSGACKHHSRVITTLQVLFAPVPIVLLLTGLVLFFFYPINEKRRQQIQSELQKAAAETKTETKQEAYL; encoded by the exons AAAGGACCAGGCATCCCACTGTCGAAGAAACTATGCTACGCTGTCGGTGGAATGCCCTATCAAATGACATCAAATGCCAAGGCCTTTTTTATGCCCATCTTCTTACTGGATGTTGTGCAG ATGAAGCCCTTCTATGTATCCGTGATCCTTTTCCTTGGGCGGGCTTGGGATGCCATTACTGACCCTCTGGTGGGCTACGCTGTTAGCAAGAGTGGCCGCACTCGCTTTGGCAAACTCATTCCGTG gATTGTGTACAGCATGCCTATGGGAGTGATCTCCTACATCATGATGTGGTACACCCCTCAGGACACCATGTCTGCTGCCTCCAGCTTCTGTTGGTACTTCATATGGATCTGTCTCTTTGACACTTTCATGAGT TGCTACCATGTGCCTTTCTCCTCCCTGAACATGTTTTTAGGAGGagacgagagagacagagactcagCCACAGGCTACA GGATGGGGATGGAGATGTTTGCGACGTTGCTGGGAGCTGCCATTCAGGGTCAGATTGTGGGGGTCTATCATGCTAAGAGAGCTCACGACTGCAGCCAACTTAATGGTAGTGAAGCACTCTCTGGAAATCACTCAGCCGCATTAGTCAACTTCACATCCACTCTCTCTGACACTCTGCAGAACACG AGGAGAGCGTATTTGATTTCTGCATTGGTGATAGGAGCTCTCTACTTCTTGTGCTGCCTTGTGCTGTTCCTTGGAGTGAAGGAGCAATTGG CTCCACTGAGTAAGCTGGACCGCATACAAGTGCCGTACCTGACCGGCCTGAAGATGGTTGTGAGACATACTCCGTATCTGTGGCTTGTGTTTGGTTTCCTCTTCTCTTCGGTTGCTTTTCAG TTAGCTCAGGGAAACTTTGCTCTCTTCTGTACGCATGCAGCTGGAATGGGGGCATACTTCCAGCACCTTGTCCTCATATTGCTG GTTGCAGCCACGTTGTCTGTCCCTCTGTGGCAGATGTTGTTGGTCAGACTGGGCAAGAAGACCACTATCTTCATCGGCCTATCA GTTTATATTCCTGCTCTCATCATTATATCCATTGTGAAGAGcaattttcctgtttttgtccTGGCTGCCATTTTAGCCGGCACCAGTCTATCATCCCTCTATTTACTGCCCTG GTCAATGCTGCCAGATGTGGTGGACGACTTTAAGGTGAAGAATCCGTCGTGCACGGATCTGGAGCCCATGTTCTACTCCTGCTACGTCTTCTTCAACAAGTTTGGAGGAGGCGTGTCAAACGGAGTCTCCACTCTAGCACTACA CTTTGCCGGGTACAAGTCTGGGGCGTGTAAACACCACTCCAGGGTGATCACCACACTGCAGGTGCTCTTCGCCCCAGTACCCATCGTCCTGCTGCTGACAGGCCTGgtgctcttcttcttctacccCATCAATGAGAAACGGCGTCAGCAGATCCAGTCTGAACTGCAGAAAGCAGC AGCGGAGACTAAAACAGAGACCAAGCAAGAAGCTTATCTGTGA